In Methylobacterium aquaticum, the following are encoded in one genomic region:
- a CDS encoding NUDIX hydrolase — MTNLTLTPARRIDARMVAHDWAWARDNRAAIQAHWERRRAERPAMFNGTVLMLRRWSLAAGVLEAELFEAEYAALTALKDWGFPDGSVLNVFAAAVPRTRDGTFLLGEMGPHTAAAGRVYFPCGTPDPTDIDAGGRVDLAASALRELREETGLVAPEGPDPGWIVVRDGGLMALLRPVQLAEDEALLRERIAGHLAAEAEPELSAIVGVRASADLDPARMPGFVRHYLASVLAGA, encoded by the coding sequence ATGACGAACCTCACCCTCACCCCGGCCCGCCGGATCGACGCCCGGATGGTCGCGCATGACTGGGCCTGGGCCCGCGACAATCGGGCGGCGATCCAGGCCCATTGGGAGCGGCGGCGGGCGGAACGGCCGGCGATGTTCAACGGCACGGTGCTGATGCTGCGCCGCTGGTCGCTCGCCGCGGGCGTGCTCGAGGCCGAGCTGTTCGAGGCCGAATACGCCGCCCTCACCGCCCTGAAGGATTGGGGCTTCCCGGACGGGAGCGTGCTCAACGTCTTCGCGGCAGCGGTGCCGCGGACCCGGGACGGCACCTTCCTGCTCGGCGAGATGGGCCCGCACACGGCCGCCGCCGGGCGGGTCTACTTTCCCTGCGGCACGCCGGACCCGACCGATATCGACGCCGGAGGCCGGGTCGACCTCGCGGCGAGCGCCTTGCGCGAATTGCGGGAGGAGACCGGCCTCGTCGCTCCCGAGGGGCCCGATCCGGGCTGGATCGTCGTGCGCGACGGCGGCCTGATGGCGCTCCTGCGCCCGGTGCAGCTCGCCGAGGACGAGGCCCTCCTGCGCGAGCGGATCGCCGGGCACCTCGCGGCGGAAGCGGAGCCGGAACTGTCGGCCATCGTCGGGGTGCGTGCATCCGCGGATCTCGATCCCGCCCGGATGCCCGGCTTCGTCCGGCACTACCTCGCGAGCGTCCTGGCCGGGGCCTGA
- a CDS encoding BrnT family toxin encodes MQLATGISWSYNKYVRMVWDEPKRKKNRQPPPAGHGLDFADARDRFEWETAAISESYSGKSGGARYIATGYLDGKLVSLTFSLLGTEAVSAISLRTASNRERRAYAGRFE; translated from the coding sequence GTGCAGCTTGCCACCGGGATTTCCTGGAGTTACAACAAATACGTGCGAATGGTCTGGGACGAGCCCAAGCGAAAGAAGAATCGCCAGCCCCCTCCCGCCGGGCACGGGCTCGACTTCGCCGATGCCCGCGATCGCTTCGAGTGGGAGACCGCGGCGATCAGCGAGAGCTACAGCGGCAAGTCCGGCGGCGCACGATACATCGCGACCGGCTACCTCGACGGCAAACTCGTCAGCCTCACCTTCTCGCTCCTCGGCACGGAGGCCGTGTCAGCCATCAGTCTGCGGACTGCCAGCAACCGCGAGAGGAGAGCCTATGCCGGACGATTCGAGTAA
- a CDS encoding alpha/beta hydrolase domain-containing protein → MPRAVALAMLGCGLAAGRAGAEVTRFETVAAEKPALQGRSFGERGQAEKITGRATIALDPTDPHNAIIADLALAPRNAEGRVEATADVVLLRPERPNGLLLVEIPNRGRKLIGPLVEGSSTAASGRLDQAGDAGRGFLLSRGYTLAWIGWQGDIAPGAGMGIRLPVLSGITGPSREEWSFETTQSPVEAPLTWPAADLAPEKARLTVRAKPDDPRTTPPGLSFRFLDPTRIAITRPEGFDGSALYELSYTARDPAVMGMGLAAIRDVATFLRHDASDRNPLAANGRSTIDRAVGFGISQSGRVLRDLLYLGLNEDERGRIVFDGMMPHIAGSRRSFTNARFAQPGRNPGPHLDRYYPADQFPFAYETTTDALTGRRDGLLLRCRSSNTCPLLMHVDSEYELWGSRGALVTTDTRGADLAQPPEVRVYMVTGAPHFADPDARTASVPGCALPASPVHAGAASRALLVALEGWITDRVAPPPSRYPSRADGTLGQPAHLYPPIPGLPYAGLYNPAQWVEPGDPPVVRGTYPLLLPKVDPDGNTLAGIRLPLIEAPRATYTAWNPTRGVAADTLCNQKGGVLPFAATKAEAQAARDPRPSLEERYPDPDAYAAAVRAAAERMVAERTLLPADAEEMAKAAAEGRLAR, encoded by the coding sequence ATGCCGAGGGCCGTGGCCCTGGCGATGCTCGGATGCGGCCTCGCCGCCGGGCGGGCCGGGGCGGAGGTGACGCGGTTCGAGACCGTCGCGGCGGAGAAGCCGGCCCTGCAGGGCCGCAGCTTCGGCGAGCGCGGACAGGCGGAGAAGATCACCGGCCGGGCGACCATCGCCCTCGATCCGACCGACCCCCACAACGCGATCATCGCCGACCTGGCCCTGGCGCCCCGCAACGCCGAGGGCCGGGTCGAGGCCACGGCCGACGTGGTGCTGCTGCGGCCCGAGCGCCCCAACGGGCTCCTCCTGGTCGAGATCCCCAATCGCGGCCGCAAGCTGATCGGCCCGCTGGTCGAGGGTTCCTCGACCGCGGCGTCGGGCCGGCTCGACCAGGCCGGCGATGCCGGCCGGGGCTTCCTGCTGTCGCGGGGCTACACGCTCGCCTGGATCGGCTGGCAGGGCGACATCGCCCCCGGCGCAGGGATGGGCATCCGCCTGCCGGTTCTGTCCGGGATCACCGGGCCGTCGCGCGAGGAATGGAGCTTCGAGACCACGCAATCCCCGGTCGAGGCGCCGCTGACCTGGCCGGCCGCCGATCTCGCCCCGGAGAAGGCCCGCCTCACCGTGCGGGCGAAGCCTGACGATCCGCGCACGACGCCGCCCGGCCTGTCGTTCCGCTTCCTCGATCCGACGCGCATCGCGATCACCCGGCCCGAGGGCTTCGACGGCAGCGCCCTCTACGAGCTGAGCTACACCGCCCGCGACCCGGCGGTGATGGGAATGGGCCTCGCGGCGATCCGCGACGTGGCGACCTTCCTGCGCCACGATGCGAGCGACCGGAACCCCCTCGCCGCGAACGGCCGCAGCACCATCGACCGGGCGGTCGGCTTCGGCATCTCGCAATCGGGGCGGGTGCTGCGCGATCTCCTCTATCTCGGCCTCAACGAGGACGAGCGGGGCCGGATCGTGTTCGACGGGATGATGCCGCACATCGCCGGCAGCCGGCGCAGCTTCACCAATGCCCGCTTCGCCCAGCCCGGGCGCAATCCCGGCCCCCATCTCGACCGCTACTACCCGGCCGACCAGTTCCCCTTCGCCTACGAGACGACGACCGACGCCCTGACGGGGCGGCGCGACGGCCTCCTCCTGCGCTGCCGCTCGTCCAATACCTGCCCGCTCCTGATGCATGTCGACAGCGAGTACGAGCTGTGGGGCTCCCGCGGCGCGCTCGTGACCACCGACACGCGGGGCGCCGACTTGGCCCAGCCGCCGGAGGTCCGGGTCTACATGGTCACCGGGGCGCCGCACTTCGCCGATCCGGACGCCAGGACCGCGAGCGTGCCCGGTTGCGCCCTGCCGGCGAGCCCGGTCCATGCCGGGGCCGCGTCGCGGGCGCTCCTCGTCGCGCTCGAGGGATGGATCACCGATCGCGTCGCGCCGCCGCCGAGCCGCTATCCCTCGCGGGCCGACGGCACGCTGGGTCAGCCCGCGCATCTCTACCCGCCGATTCCCGGCCTGCCCTATGCCGGCCTCTACAACCCGGCGCAGTGGGTGGAGCCCGGCGACCCGCCGGTGGTGCGCGGCACCTACCCGCTGCTGCTGCCGAAGGTCGATCCGGACGGCAACACGCTGGCGGGGATCCGCCTGCCGCTGATCGAGGCGCCGCGGGCGACCTACACCGCCTGGAACCCGACCCGCGGCGTCGCCGCCGACACCCTGTGCAACCAGAAGGGCGGCGTGCTGCCCTTCGCGGCGACGAAGGCGGAGGCGCAGGCCGCCCGCGATCCGCGGCCCTCCCTCGAGGAGCGCTACCCGGATCCGGACGCCTACGCGGCCGCCGTCAGGGCGGCGGCCGAGCGGATGGTGGCCGAGCGCACCCTGCTGCCGGCGGATGCGGAGGAGATGGCCAAGGCGGCGGCGGAAGGCCGGCTGGCGCGGTAA
- a CDS encoding PhzF family phenazine biosynthesis protein — protein MPARRYATLDVFTETPLAGNPLAVVLDAEGLDDTAMQAIAAEFNLSETVFVLPPAEARHRARLRIFTPTQELAFAGHPTVGTAVLLALGDTRAEIADAVAFGLEETVGVVPCVVETAEGTGGERRGRARFRLPRLPESWGEEPDATALAAALNLSPSEIGFARHRPSRYSAGTPFHLVPVQGLDALARARTSADAMVQALGAGAKVFLYTGETGDAAHSFRARMFAPAAGIAEDPATGGAVAALAGALMQFEPLGGGTHDLVVAQGIEMGRPSEIALQLTIEDGALRAAEIGGSAVLVSEGVLHL, from the coding sequence ATGCCCGCACGCCGCTACGCCACCCTGGACGTGTTCACCGAGACCCCCCTCGCCGGCAATCCGCTGGCGGTGGTGCTCGATGCCGAGGGGCTGGACGATACCGCGATGCAGGCCATCGCCGCCGAGTTCAACCTGTCGGAGACGGTGTTCGTGCTGCCGCCCGCCGAGGCGCGGCACCGGGCGCGGCTGCGGATCTTCACGCCGACCCAGGAACTCGCCTTCGCCGGTCATCCGACCGTCGGCACCGCGGTGCTGCTCGCCCTCGGCGACACGCGGGCGGAGATCGCCGACGCGGTGGCGTTCGGGCTCGAGGAGACGGTCGGGGTGGTGCCCTGCGTGGTCGAGACCGCGGAGGGCACGGGCGGGGAGAGACGCGGCCGTGCGCGCTTCCGCCTGCCGCGGCTGCCGGAGAGCTGGGGCGAGGAGCCCGACGCCACGGCGCTTGCCGCGGCCCTGAACCTGTCGCCCTCCGAGATCGGCTTCGCCCGCCACCGGCCGAGCCGCTACAGCGCCGGCACGCCGTTCCACCTCGTGCCGGTCCAGGGCCTCGACGCCCTGGCGCGGGCGCGCACCAGCGCCGACGCGATGGTGCAGGCCCTCGGGGCCGGCGCGAAGGTCTTCCTCTATACCGGCGAGACCGGGGATGCGGCCCACAGCTTCCGGGCGCGGATGTTCGCCCCCGCCGCCGGCATCGCCGAGGATCCGGCGACCGGGGGCGCCGTCGCGGCCCTCGCCGGGGCGCTCATGCAGTTCGAGCCCTTGGGCGGCGGCACCCACGATCTCGTCGTCGCGCAAGGGATCGAGATGGGCCGGCCGAGCGAGATCGCGCTCCAGCTCACCATCGAGGACGGCGCCCTGCGGGCGGCCGAGATCGGCGGCAGCGCCGTGCTGGTCTCCGAGGGCGTGCTGCACCTGTGA
- a CDS encoding BrnA antitoxin family protein: MLSDAEEAELQARMAADPDAREMTDEELGRMRPAREVLPPAVFAALTKRGRPKSPSPLVQVTLRLDSEALAAFKATGPGWQTRINETVKRAAKQL, translated from the coding sequence ATGCTGAGCGATGCGGAGGAAGCCGAGCTTCAGGCACGGATGGCCGCGGATCCGGATGCCCGAGAGATGACAGACGAAGAACTCGGCCGGATGCGGCCCGCCCGCGAGGTCCTGCCGCCGGCTGTCTTCGCTGCCTTGACTAAGCGTGGGCGGCCGAAGTCGCCGAGCCCGCTCGTGCAAGTCACGCTGCGACTCGATTCAGAAGCCCTGGCAGCCTTCAAGGCCACCGGCCCGGGCTGGCAGACCCGGATCAACGAGACGGTCAAACGCGCCGCAAAGCAGCTCTGA